From a single Brassica rapa cultivar Chiifu-401-42 chromosome A01, CAAS_Brap_v3.01, whole genome shotgun sequence genomic region:
- the LOC108872159 gene encoding uncharacterized protein LOC108872159: protein MKRCLTGIKLSLTRLPRHSCSDAGRAGARRRRLRPIFFFMVSFAPSQNSRSVTYFAFPQSFILDLEITKLEKTFVVSARVLETTGPASFTGESWNCGTKTTSPCLDPQKGWLSICNRSATHYACTNGASHHLFPLSEFNFQLRSRSERTSTGFSGSELLSDKAQSSDVKNTSSHRSSSTSRYKRDSVPLLGGCSIPKLPIFTVSYPPSCATVLHPANEVCPNSAARTLLVKFRSVEGNADISPSFSSIWARPMPFAKGVSPFSISQNINFNEKTKDKDLVLFNSFSMSLDGFTEPLIQTIVNTMLYHSIQKRSLLLWLSMDSPVPSSKTFSMRSVISPAIKQMKLSKSLTVLLSCGAVRTGPEDATDFVSTIFRGVDCLSTSLFNVTKF from the coding sequence ATGAAAAGGTGCTTAACGGGAATCAAACTCTCTCTGACGCGCTTACCAAGACACTCGTGCTCCGACGCCGGTAGAGCGGGAGCTCGCCGGCGTCGCCTCCgtcccatcttcttcttcatggtTTCTTTTGCTCCAAGTCAAAACTCTCGTTCTGTCACTTATTTCGCCTTTCCTCAATCATTTATTCTGGATCTTGAGATAACAAAACTGGAGAAGACCTTTGTGGTCTCTGCTCGGGTTTTGGAGACCACCGGACCTGCATCCTTCACCGGGGAATCCTGGAATTGCGGTACAAAGACCACCTCTCCCTGCCTCGACCCACAAAAGGGATGGCTCTCTATCTGCAACAGATCTGCAACTCACTACGCTTGCACAAATGGCGCCTCACATCACCTCTTCCCCCTTTCTGAGTTCAACTTTCAGCTGCGCTCCAGATCTGAGAGGACCTCCACGGGTTTCTCCGGATCTGAGCTACTCTCAGATAAAGCTCAAAGCTCAGACGTAAAGAACACCTCAAGCCACCGTAGTTCATCAACTTCACGTTACAAACGGGATTCCGTACCTCTCCTCGGTGGCTGCTCAATCCCTAAACTTCCGATCTTCACGGTCTCCTATCCTCCATCTTGCGCCACCGTCCTTCACCCCGCCAATGAGGTGTGCCCTAATTCCGCCGCACGCACGCTGCTCGTAAAGTTCAGATCCGTTGAGGGTAATGCTGACATCAGCCCTTCCTTTTCATCTATATGGGCCAGGCCCATGCCATTTGCAAAAGGTGTCAGCCCATTCTCTATCtctcaaaatattaattttaatgagAAGACCAAGGACAAagatttggttttatttaatagtttttcAATGAGTCTCGATGGATTCACCGAACCTTTGATCCAAACTATTGTGAACACGATGTTATATCATTCGATTCAGAAGCGATCCTTACTTTTGTGGTTGTCAATGGATTCACCAGTACCATCATCGAAGACCTTCTCCATGAGAAGTGTCATCTCTCCTGCTATAAAGCAGATGAAGTTGTCAAAATCTCTAACCGTTTTGTTATCTTGTGGAGCGGTTCGTACGGGGCCTGAAGATGCAACGGATTTCGTTTCGACGATATTTCGAGGTGTAGATTGTCTATCAACGTCACTATTTAATGTGACTAAGTTTTAA